Proteins encoded in a region of the Oscillospiraceae bacterium MB24-C1 genome:
- a CDS encoding penicillin-binding transpeptidase domain-containing protein yields the protein MKISQEKLRLITLGVVVWLVFSLFLFRLAQVQIVSGADYLAKQQQGSSRTQVIKAARGEIVDRQGRPFSYNEACYNLVFDRALAPEGSENETILKLIDVLRSANEQWIDNLPLIITEEGVAFSEDSDAVARLRKHLGTNSYTEAEDVFYWLRQRYHLTAEPEDPKVTWFTALTPESKSWLEGLTEAQARDIAGVRYEMERKGYSLAVRYTFAENISLETAVLIRQMSNAIPGVEVAETARRGYIDGDLAPHIIGRIGAIFADELEGYLSQNKGYTRDDLVGKEGIERAFESTLRGVDGVRRIDLDASYHVVDITEEQAAVPGNTLVLTIDKDIQRTARDALVKEIKYLNENAPEGQGKEANAGAVVAIDVKNSEVLAAVTYPSYNLETYSEDYAKNASDELYPFLNRAFSGIYAPGSCFKPVVGTAGMAEGIITPGTTVNCQRVYTFLPTYQPTCLGYHGPFTLADSLRASCNIFFYDTGRQLGIARINQYAKGLGLGVPTGIELTEAKGTQCDPNTVYPGDVLQAAIGQLDNGYTPVQLANYCATLARRGVRMKLSLVKSISSYYNWEETISTHTPEVADTLGADPSIFDPVIDGMVQASHDVRGTAYRYLGDYPVMVASKTGTPQTNEFPNSTFICFAPADDPQIAIAVVIEKGWHGYTGAPVARAVLDSFFFPDKAENIADETKPQTAESAPESSEVTGEQGNAGIQAP from the coding sequence GTGAAAATTTCTCAAGAAAAGCTTAGGCTGATAACGCTTGGTGTTGTCGTTTGGTTGGTGTTCAGCCTGTTTTTATTCAGACTCGCACAGGTGCAGATTGTTTCAGGTGCCGACTATCTGGCCAAACAGCAACAGGGTAGCAGTCGGACGCAGGTTATTAAGGCGGCACGTGGCGAGATTGTGGATAGGCAAGGCCGACCGTTTTCCTATAATGAAGCTTGCTACAATTTGGTGTTTGATCGTGCACTGGCGCCCGAAGGTAGCGAGAATGAAACTATTTTGAAGCTGATTGATGTGCTCAGGAGCGCTAATGAGCAGTGGATTGACAACCTGCCGCTGATCATTACCGAAGAAGGTGTGGCCTTTTCCGAGGACAGTGATGCGGTTGCACGGCTGCGCAAACATCTTGGGACTAACAGCTACACTGAGGCGGAGGATGTGTTCTATTGGCTGCGGCAGCGCTATCATCTGACAGCCGAGCCCGAAGACCCTAAGGTAACTTGGTTCACCGCTCTAACGCCTGAGTCGAAGAGTTGGCTTGAAGGCTTGACAGAGGCACAGGCGCGCGATATTGCCGGTGTGCGCTATGAAATGGAGCGCAAGGGCTATTCGCTAGCGGTGCGATATACCTTCGCTGAGAACATTTCGCTGGAAACGGCCGTGCTGATACGACAGATGAGCAATGCTATTCCGGGTGTTGAGGTAGCTGAAACCGCCCGGCGCGGCTATATCGATGGCGATCTGGCCCCGCATATCATTGGGCGCATTGGTGCGATTTTCGCTGATGAACTGGAAGGTTATCTCTCTCAGAACAAGGGATACACCCGTGACGATCTTGTGGGCAAGGAAGGTATTGAACGCGCCTTTGAATCGACATTGCGCGGTGTTGATGGTGTGCGCAGAATTGATCTGGATGCCTCTTACCATGTGGTGGATATCACGGAGGAGCAGGCGGCGGTGCCGGGTAATACGCTGGTGCTGACCATCGATAAGGATATTCAGCGCACCGCCAGAGACGCGCTGGTTAAGGAGATTAAATACCTCAACGAAAACGCACCGGAGGGCCAGGGAAAAGAGGCCAATGCCGGTGCGGTTGTAGCGATAGATGTTAAAAACTCTGAGGTGCTGGCGGCGGTCACCTACCCATCGTATAACCTTGAGACCTATTCCGAGGATTATGCCAAGAATGCTTCGGATGAGCTTTATCCGTTTTTAAACCGTGCATTTTCAGGTATCTATGCACCGGGTTCTTGTTTTAAGCCTGTGGTTGGTACCGCGGGGATGGCGGAGGGTATTATCACGCCCGGAACAACCGTGAACTGTCAGCGTGTTTATACATTTTTACCGACCTATCAGCCGACTTGTTTGGGCTACCATGGGCCTTTTACCCTCGCAGACTCGCTGCGTGCTTCATGCAACATCTTTTTCTATGATACCGGCAGGCAGTTAGGCATAGCCCGCATCAACCAATATGCGAAGGGGTTGGGGCTGGGCGTTCCCACCGGCATTGAGCTAACTGAGGCGAAGGGAACTCAGTGCGACCCGAACACCGTGTATCCCGGCGACGTTTTACAGGCGGCGATAGGTCAGCTGGATAACGGCTATACGCCTGTTCAGCTTGCCAACTATTGTGCGACTCTTGCACGGCGCGGTGTGCGCATGAAGCTGTCTCTGGTGAAATCGATATCATCTTATTATAATTGGGAGGAAACGATTTCTACCCACACGCCGGAGGTAGCCGATACACTGGGAGCTGATCCATCAATTTTTGACCCAGTTATCGATGGTATGGTTCAGGCCTCCCACGATGTCCGCGGAACTGCTTACCGCTATTTGGGTGATTACCCGGTTATGGTGGCTTCAAAGACGGGAACCCCTCAGACAAATGAATTTCCAAACTCGACCTTTATCTGCTTTGCACCCGCCGACGACCCCCA
- the mreC gene encoding rod shape-determining protein MreC, whose protein sequence is MEDFFKSRHFKILALVLALVFAFTLRAAHTGTAIPMISQVTAWVLTPLQRASAQLTYSVDDAVSEYFSGPRLADENDQLRTENADLRSQLVEYDRLKAENDQLKNYLEIKEKNPDFDFEPAMVIGRDAADRFYSFTIDKGSSDGITKNDPVITQEGLVGIVQEVGITHSKVLTILDVMVEVGVINTNTREIGVTTGELALAEQGMLRLSYLPRESVAKVGDLVATTGVGGLFPRELVIGTIKEILPDSKGLSLYAVVSPPADIRGVRDVLVIKHFEGQASAGQ, encoded by the coding sequence ATGGAGGATTTTTTTAAGAGCCGGCATTTTAAAATTTTGGCGCTGGTTTTGGCGTTGGTGTTTGCTTTTACGCTTCGCGCTGCGCACACAGGCACAGCCATTCCGATGATTTCTCAGGTGACCGCCTGGGTGCTGACGCCGCTTCAGCGTGCCAGCGCGCAGCTCACCTATAGCGTCGATGACGCCGTTAGCGAATATTTTTCGGGGCCGCGGCTTGCGGATGAAAACGACCAGCTTCGCACTGAAAACGCCGACCTACGCAGTCAGCTTGTGGAGTATGATCGACTTAAAGCTGAGAATGACCAGCTGAAAAATTATCTCGAAATTAAAGAAAAGAACCCAGATTTTGACTTTGAACCTGCGATGGTTATCGGCCGCGATGCGGCCGACCGATTTTATTCTTTTACTATTGACAAAGGCAGTAGTGACGGTATCACCAAGAACGACCCTGTGATCACACAAGAGGGATTGGTGGGCATTGTACAAGAGGTGGGCATCACCCATTCCAAGGTGCTTACGATACTCGACGTAATGGTTGAGGTTGGTGTGATCAATACCAACACAAGGGAGATTGGCGTGACAACCGGTGAGCTTGCCCTTGCTGAGCAGGGTATGCTGCGCCTTTCTTATCTACCTCGGGAATCTGTGGCAAAGGTGGGCGATCTTGTGGCAACAACCGGTGTCGGCGGGCTGTTCCCCAGAGAGCTGGTTATCGGTACCATTAAAGAAATCTTACCGGATAGCAAGGGCTTGTCGCTTTACGCCGTAGTATCACCGCCTGCCGATATTCGAGGCGTTCGCGATGTTTTAGTGATAAAGCACTTTGAAGGGCAGGCCTCTGCTGGCCAATAG